The following are from one region of the Rhodopirellula sp. P2 genome:
- a CDS encoding family 16 glycoside hydrolase: protein MKFRLCTLLAAFAVLASSAVATAQDSAESKPLNVLLIDGQNNHKWQETTPLIQATLESGDFAQVTVATAPGKGEDKSGFAPKFADYDVVVSNYNGEAWSSETEKAFEAYVGDGGGFVTVHAADNSFPHWDAYNRMIGVGGWGGRNEKDGPYVRWKEDQKKFTRDMSKGGGGQHGKRVPFMMVVRDASHPITAGLPKSFLQVADELYGKLRGPAENMNVLATAYSNPATGGTGEHEPILMTIEFGKGRVFHTTLGHDVPAIKGLAFQTSLRRGTEWAATGNVTLPAVSAAKMGSDEAATGDPAQASEVEGDGKAATSNGNVNFDAAPDLKADGWKSLFDGKSLDGWNRKNGTAKYRVEDGAVVGTTSEGSPNSFLCSNENYGNFELTFEVNVDEGLNSGVQIRSQSREKGGRVYGPQVEIESAPGEAGYIYSEATGRGWITKEQPIKDAYKNNQFNRYLVRAQGNRIQVWIGDQKISDIQDPESSTNGFLGLQVHGIKAGTGPFEVRWRDIQIRELK, encoded by the coding sequence ATGAAATTTCGACTTTGCACCTTGCTCGCCGCCTTCGCGGTGCTCGCCTCGTCCGCGGTTGCCACCGCACAAGATTCAGCGGAGTCCAAACCGCTGAACGTGTTGCTGATCGACGGCCAAAACAATCACAAGTGGCAAGAGACCACGCCTCTGATCCAAGCCACCTTGGAATCGGGTGACTTCGCCCAGGTCACCGTCGCGACTGCGCCGGGCAAAGGCGAAGACAAGTCCGGTTTTGCACCGAAGTTCGCTGACTACGACGTTGTGGTGTCGAACTACAACGGCGAAGCTTGGTCGAGCGAAACCGAAAAGGCCTTCGAGGCCTACGTCGGTGACGGCGGCGGATTCGTGACCGTTCACGCGGCCGACAATTCATTCCCCCACTGGGATGCCTACAACCGCATGATCGGCGTGGGCGGCTGGGGCGGTCGGAACGAAAAGGATGGTCCGTATGTCCGTTGGAAAGAAGACCAAAAGAAATTCACGCGGGACATGTCCAAGGGCGGCGGCGGCCAGCACGGCAAACGCGTGCCGTTCATGATGGTTGTCCGCGATGCTTCGCACCCCATCACTGCTGGATTGCCCAAGTCGTTCCTGCAAGTCGCCGATGAACTGTACGGCAAACTGCGCGGCCCGGCCGAGAACATGAACGTGTTGGCGACCGCTTACAGCAACCCTGCAACGGGCGGCACGGGAGAGCATGAGCCCATCCTGATGACGATCGAATTTGGAAAGGGCCGTGTCTTCCACACGACGCTCGGACACGATGTTCCTGCCATCAAGGGGCTGGCGTTTCAAACCTCGCTGCGTCGCGGCACGGAGTGGGCCGCCACCGGCAACGTTACCCTGCCTGCCGTTTCCGCTGCCAAAATGGGCAGCGACGAAGCCGCGACAGGCGATCCCGCCCAGGCATCCGAAGTCGAGGGCGATGGAAAAGCTGCCACATCGAACGGCAACGTCAACTTTGATGCCGCACCTGATTTGAAAGCGGACGGTTGGAAGTCGTTGTTCGATGGAAAGAGCCTGGACGGATGGAACCGCAAGAACGGAACCGCCAAGTACCGAGTCGAAGACGGCGCGGTTGTCGGCACGACCTCAGAAGGCAGCCCGAACTCGTTCTTGTGCAGCAACGAGAACTACGGCAACTTTGAGCTGACGTTCGAAGTCAACGTGGACGAAGGTCTCAACAGCGGTGTTCAAATTCGTTCCCAGTCTCGCGAAAAGGGCGGACGAGTCTACGGTCCCCAGGTCGAAATTGAATCCGCTCCTGGTGAAGCCGGTTACATCTACTCCGAAGCCACCGGACGCGGATGGATCACGAAGGAGCAGCCGATCAAGGACGCGTACAAGAACAATCAGTTCAATCGCTATCTCGTGCGAGCCCAAGGCAACCGGATTCAAGTTTGGATCGGCGATCAAAAGATCAGCGACATCCAAGACCCCGAGTCCTCCACCAACGGATTCCTCGGGTTGCAGGTTCACGGCATCAAGGCCGGCACCGGCCCGTTCGAAGTCCGCTGGCGTGACATCCAAATTCGCGAATTGAAGTAG
- the hemB gene encoding porphobilinogen synthase — protein sequence MRRVRATDWSRRLVRETTLSVDDLIWPLFVMDGSGQQPVGSLPGVNRLGEGEIVAAAQRAVDLGIPAIALFPATDPKLKTEDAAEAFHPDNLVCRVTRQIKDAVGDSLGVILDVALDPYSSHGQDGLVRDGQVINDETVDVLCKQAIVQAAAGCDIIAPSDMMDGRIGAIRTALDQAGHSSVQIMSYAAKFASAFYGPFRDAVGSAANLGAADKKTYQQSPSQSDEAIAEVALDLAEGADSVMVKPGMPYLDIVARVKETFGVPTFAYQVSGEYAMLRGAADAGWLNGEAVILESLLSFKRAGADGVLTYFAADAAELLHRS from the coding sequence TTGCGCCGTGTCCGAGCGACGGATTGGTCGCGCCGCCTCGTCCGAGAAACCACTTTGTCGGTCGACGATTTGATCTGGCCGCTGTTCGTAATGGATGGCTCCGGCCAACAACCCGTCGGATCGCTGCCCGGCGTGAACCGGTTGGGAGAGGGCGAAATCGTCGCCGCGGCCCAGCGAGCCGTCGACCTGGGTATCCCCGCGATCGCGTTGTTTCCAGCCACGGATCCGAAATTGAAAACCGAGGACGCGGCCGAAGCGTTCCATCCCGACAACCTGGTGTGCCGGGTCACCCGCCAAATCAAAGACGCGGTTGGCGATTCGCTGGGCGTGATCCTCGACGTGGCACTGGACCCCTACAGCAGCCACGGCCAAGACGGGCTGGTTCGCGACGGGCAAGTCATCAACGATGAAACCGTCGACGTGCTGTGCAAGCAAGCGATCGTGCAAGCGGCGGCGGGATGCGACATCATCGCGCCGAGCGACATGATGGACGGACGCATTGGCGCAATCCGAACCGCCCTGGATCAGGCTGGTCACTCGAGCGTTCAGATCATGTCGTATGCGGCGAAATTCGCCAGCGCGTTCTACGGACCATTCCGGGACGCGGTGGGCTCGGCAGCCAACCTCGGGGCCGCCGACAAAAAGACCTACCAGCAATCGCCGTCGCAGTCCGACGAAGCGATTGCCGAAGTCGCTCTGGACCTGGCCGAGGGAGCCGACAGCGTGATGGTCAAACCCGGGATGCCATACCTGGACATTGTCGCTCGCGTCAAAGAAACCTTTGGCGTGCCAACGTTTGCCTATCAAGTCAGTGGCGAATACGCGATGCTGCGTGGAGCGGCCGACGCCGGCTGGCTGAACGGAGAGGCGGTGATCCTGGAAAGCCTGCTGTCCTTCAAACGAGCCGGCGCTGATGGGGTGCTGACCTACTTCGCAGCCGACGCAGCGGAACTGCTGCACCGCAGTTGA